In the genome of Odontesthes bonariensis isolate fOdoBon6 chromosome 20, fOdoBon6.hap1, whole genome shotgun sequence, the window gcacacacacatgcacacgcacacacatgaacacgcacgtgcactagcacgtccacacacatgtacacgcacgtgcacacacatgcacacgcacgtgcactagcacgtgcacacacacatgcacatgtgcacacacgtgcacacgcacttgcacacacacacgtgcacacacacacgtacactagcacgtgcacacacacgcacacgtgcacacgcacaagcacagacgtgcactagcatgtgcacacacatatgcacacgctcgtgcactaccacgtgcacacacacacacgtacactagcacgtgcacacacacgcgcacgtgcacacacacacatgcacacacacacacacgtgcacacgcacatgcacagacgtgcactagcatgtgcacacacacatgcacacgctcgtgcactaccacgtgcacacacatgcacatgcacatgcacacgcacacaaacacacgtgcactagcacgtgcacacacacatgcacacgcacacacatgaacacgcacgtgcactagcacgtccacacacatgcacacgcacgtgcactagcacgtgcacacacacatgcacacgtgcacacacgtgcacacgcacgtgcacacacacacgtggacacacacacgtacactagcacgtgcacacacacgcgcacgtgcacacacacacatgcacacacacacgtgcacacgcacatgcacagacgtgcactagcatgtgcaaaaacatgcacacgcacgtgcactaccacgtgcacacacacatgcacacgcacacacacacacacgtgcactagcacgtgcacacacacaaatgcactagcacacacatacgcacttgcacaaacacacgcgcactggcacgtgcacacacacacatgcacacgcacgtgcagacacatgtgcacacacgtgcacacacacgtgcacacacacaaatacacaagcacgtgcacacacacgtatactagcacgtgcacatagatgcacacgcatacacatacgcacgtgcacacacgtacactagcacgtgcacacacacgcgcacgtgcacacacacacatgcacacacacacgtgcacacgcacatgcacagacgtgcactagcatgtgcacacacacatgcacacgcacgtgcactaccacgtgcacacacatgcactaccacgtgcacacacatgcacacacacacgtgcactagcacgtgcacacacacaaatgcacgagcacacacatacgcacgtgcacaaacacacgcgcactggcacgtgcacacacaaacatgcacacgcacgtgcacacacacacgtgcacaaacatgcacacgcacgtgcacacacacgtgcactagcacgtgcacacacacgtgcacaagcacgtgcaaaaacacacatgcactaccacgtgcacacacatgcactagcacgttcaCACATACACGAGGAGTCTATGCCTAAggaaggaggagtctctgtatcaaggggaggagtctctgtattagggggaggagtctctgtcttaggggaggagtctctttgtcagggggaagagtctttggggaggagtctctttcttgggggaggagtcttagggggaggagtctcttcctagggagggaggagtctctgtcttgggggaggagtctctgtattagggggaggagtctctgtattagggggaggagtctctgtataagggggaggagtctctgtatcaaggggaggagtctctgttttagggggaggagtctatgtatcagggggaagagtctctgttttagggggaggagtctttgtcttaggggaggagtctctgtatcagggggaggagtctctgtatcaaggggtggagtctctgtcttagggggaggagtctctgtcttaggggtggagtttcTATCTTaggggggtggagtctctgtcttagttggaggagtctctgtatcaaggggtggagtctttgtcttagggggaggagtctctgttttagggggaggggtctctgtatcagggggaggagtctctgtatcagggggaggagtctccgttttagggggaggagtctatgtatcagggggaggagtctctgttttagggggaggagtctttgtcttaggggaggagtctctgtatcagggggaggagtctatgtataagggggaggagtctgtcttagggggaggagtctatgtatcagggggaggagtctgtcttagggggaggagtctctgtcttaggggaggagtctctgtatcaaggggtggagtctctgttttagggggaggagtctctgttttagggggaggggtctatgtatcaaggggtggagtctctgtcttagggggaggggtctatgtatcaaggggaggagtctatgtataagggggaggagtctatgtatcagggggaggagtctatgtataagggggaggagtctctgtatcaaggggtggagtctctgtcttagggggaggagtctatgtatcagggggaggagtctctgtcatggggtggagtctctgtatcagggggaggagtctctgtcttaggggaggagtctctgttttagggggaggggtctctgtatcagggggaggagtctctgtcttaggggaggagtctctgttttagggggaggagtctatgtataagggggaggagtctcagtatcaaggggtggagtctctgtatcaggggtggagtctatgttttagggggaggagtctttgtcttagggggtggagtctatgtatcaaggggtggagtctctgtcttagggggtggagtctatgtatcaaggggtggagtctctgtcttaggggaggagtctctgtcttagggggaggagtctatgtatcagggggaggagtctctgtcatggggtggagtctctgttttagggggaggagtctctgttttagggggaggagtctttttgttagggggaggagtctctgtttttgggggatggagtctatgtataagggggaggagtctcagtatcaaggggtggagtctctctatcagggatggagtctctgttttagggggaggagtctttgtcttagggggtggagtctatgtatcaaggggtggagtctctgtcttaggggaggagtctatgtataagggggaggagtctctgtatcaggggtggagtctctgttttagggggaggagtctctgttttagggggaggagtctttgtcttaggggaggagtctctgttttagggggaggagtctctgtcttaggggtggagtctctttcttgggggaggagtcttagggggaggagtctcttcctagggagggaggagtctctgtcttgggggaggagtgtctgtatcagggggaggagtctctgtcttaggggaggagtctctgtatcaaggggtggagtctctgtcttagggggaggagtctctgtcttaggggaggagtctatgtataagggggaggagtctctgtcttagggggaggagttatgtataagggggaggagtctatgtatcagggggaggagtctctgttttagggggaggagtctctgtcatggggtggagtctctgtatcagggggaggagtctctgtcttaggggaggagtctctgtatcagggggaggagtctctgtcatggggtggagtctctgtatcaaggggtggagtctctgtcttagggggaggagtctctgtcttaggggaggagtctatgtataagggggaggagtctctgtcttagggggaggagtctatgtatcaaggggtggagtctctgtcttagggggaggagtctccgttttagggggaggggtctatgtatcaaggggtggagtctctgtcttagggggaggggtctatgtatcaaggggaggagtctatgtataagggggaggagtctatgtatcagggggaggagtctctgttttagggggaggagtctctgtcatggggtggagtctctgtatcagggggaggagtctctgtcttaggggaggagtctctgtatcagggggaggagtctctgtcttaggggaggagtctctgtatcagggggaggagtctctgtcatggggtggagtctctgtatcagggggaggagtctatgtataagggggaggagtctctgtatcaaggggtggagtctctgtcttagggggaggagtctatgtatcagggggaggagtctctgttttaggaggaggagtctatgtatcaaggggtggagtctctgtcttagggggaggggtctatgtatcaaggggaggagtctatgtataagggggaggagtctatgtatcagggggaggagtctctgttttagggggaggagtgtctgtcatggggtggagtctctgtatcagggggaggagtctctgtcttaggggaggagtctctgtatcagggggaggagtctctgtcttaggggaggagtctctgtatcagggggaggagtctctgtcatggggtggagtctctgtatcagggggaggagtctatgtatcaaggggaggagtctctgttttaggggaggagtctctgtcttagggggaggagtctgtctcagggggaggagtctgtcacatgtgtgtgcacgtgcacatgtacacatgcacatgcacgtacgtttacgcacaaacacacaccactacacatgcacacgcaaacatgcacaaacacacacatgcatacgcacgtgcacacacacaaacgcacacttaGACACGTCTCTTCtgtagttcaaactcctttgtccttcatatgtatccttTCGAAGTAGGTcccacgcataaagccctttaaatgaccttttattgagaaagaaacacaggaatagccttcttttgcggagttaagacgaaatacggatttttgctataaaaggaattccttcagtcaaaacaagttcaaactcctttgtccttcatatgtatccattcgaagtaggttccacgcataaagccctttaaatgacctttttggagaaagaaacacaggaatagccttcttttgcggagttaagacgaaatacggatttttgctataaaaggaattccttcagtcaaaacaagttcaaactcctttgtccttcatatgtatccattcgaagtaggttccacgcataaagccctttaaatgacctttttggagaaagaaacacaggaatagccttcttttgcggagttaagacgaaatacggatttttgctataaaaggaattccttcagtcaaaacaagttcaaactcctttgtccttcatatgtatccattcgaagtaggttccacgcataaagccctttaaatgacctttttggagaaagaaacacaggaatagccttcttttgcggagttaagacgaaatacggatttttgctataaaaggaattccttcagtcaaaacaagttcaaactcctttgtccttcatatgtatccattcgaagtaggttccacgcacaaacccctttaaatgaccttttattgagaaagaaacacaggaaatcaaatgtaatgtaaaaaaatgacaCATGAATGGAAATAATGTATGTCCATTTAAAATTTCAAATAATGTCATGTAAAtcgaaatataatgtaaatacataaaaagcttgttgcatatctgcaactgtgggtgctacaagtttAAACACTCACCTGGCaggcccctaaccctaactctaactctaactctaaccctaactctaactctaactctaaccctaactctaactctaactctaaccctaactctaactctaactctaactctaactctaaccctaactctaactctaactctaactctaactctaactctaactctaactctaaccctaactctaactctaactctaaccctaactctaactctaactctaactctaaccctaaccctaactctaactctaactctaactctaaccctaactctaactctaactctaactctaactctaactctaactctaactctaactctaactctaactctaactctaaccctaactctaactctaactctaaccctaactctaactctaactctaactctaaccctaactctaactctaactctaactctaaccctaactctaactctaactctaactctaaccctaactctaactctaactctaactctaaccctaactctaaccctaactctaactctaactctaactctaactctaactctaactctaaccctaactctaactctaactctaactctaactctaaccctaactctaaccctaaccctaactctaaccctaaccctaacgggtcccatatatatttacattatcaattaattaatagcttaaacctaattttataacgttttgtttcattattgacattgttaagcccttatgatgagtaaaaatgctgcatgacaatgctttataaataaaagttttattacaACCAGTTCAATgatcacaaaatagcaccacttccacaaaaacaaCTTCAGATCAGTTCAACAGTTAGAAATACCAACAGCCACCACAACACGAAACagtatcaaagcagcttcatcACCAAAAAAAGGGGGGCCACCATACAGTGATCCAATACGGCGCTATTAAATgaaagtatgaaactctgaaggataaaaaacatgtcAACCACTCGAGAGGAAGAACTGACTGTGTTAAGCCACTCAAAGAGCGTTGAGAAACACCTGCTGTTTGAGcttggagggagagggagagaaaggagagggggggggggagagagaggagaggaggaagaagaggagaggagaggagaaaaaaaagagggggagagagagaaagagaaagagattcaGAGCGAGATGTAGCGATTTGCCGAGACGAAGTCTCGGCACATTACGCTACATCCCGCGAAGGGACACGCCCCCGCGCGTGCGGCAGGGTCTTCGCCAGCCGCTCGCTCTATTTATGTCCCTCTGAGCTCGCGCCCCTCTGACTCACGGTTGCGCCAGCAGAGCGGGAAAAGGCTTCAAACTGCCTTTTTCATTCACACACAACAGCTCTGCCCCGGCTGGCTGGGAAGTCCTCGCTggggctcctgctgctgctgccgctgcttcacctccttcggcttttcctctgccacacacaggcatgatgggaaatgtagtctcttcttctcttctttacaATTGAATTGAGTAAGGTAAGATTGTCCCCCCATCTGTACAAgtcatttgcattttaaaataatGAACTAACATTCAGTCAGGTATTTATACAACAACCAAGTCACACTGTGAGAGAATTTAAACTGAGTTTGTCCATTGTCTTGCAGCTCTTGATTTGAGAATTGTGATGATTGGAAAAACTGCTGTGGGCAAAAGTGCAGTTGGAAACACCATTCTTGGAGAAACAAAATTCAGATCTAGTCCCGCTGCAAGTTCAGTGACAGAAGCCTGTGAAAAAGGAGTCGCTCTCTGGGGTAACAGAGTAGTTAGTGTGGTTGACACGCCAGGGATCCTGGACACTTCCAAAACGGAAGATTTCATAAAAAGAGAAATAGTGAAATGTGTCAAAGTCTCTTGTCCTGGTCCACATGTCTTCCTGCTGGTGATCCAAATTGGCCGATTCACCAAAGAAGAGAAGAACTCTGTGGAAGCACTACAGGAGCTGTTTGGTCCAAAAGCCAACCAGTTCATGATTGTGCTGTTTACCCGTGCTGGTGATCTTGGAGCCATGACCATACAGGAATATGTACGTGAAGGTGACCCGGGGCTTCAACGAGTTATCCAACGTTGTGGCGGAAGGTTCCTAGTCTTTGACAACATGAGCAAGGACAGAAAACAGGTAACGCAACTTCTGGAGATGGTCGACAACGTGGTGGCAGCAAACGGGGGGACACATTACACAGATGCAATGTATAAAGAGGTAGAGTTAGCTCAGAAAATGGGGCGAGGTGACATGGATGAAGAATTCATGATGGCTCTGATCCAACGCATCttactttttcatttgattCTTGCAAGAGAATAAGTGACCACGGTGGATTGTCTAGACTCATAATCAAGACCTAGAAAGATTTTGTTTGCTACCTTTGTAAGCAAACAGAGGAGGTTCGGCAAAGTTATAACACACTGTGTAGACAGAGGGGGAGTACAGCATTGCTTTAAATCATTTATTAGTCAAAATTGAGGAAACCTTGAGCTGTTGATTGTTATGGGGGAAATATGTGGTATCTATTATACTGAGAGTGTGATATGCTGATAATAAAACATAGTTTAGTTCTGGTAGATATAATGTTAATTTGATAAGAAGCCAATAATCATGGCGGTTTCTGGTATTTTATAATCGTGGTATTCAATATGTTAGGATTTAGCTTTGTGGTGTAGAAAATGACTTATTGATAGAATGTATTCCTTACAAAGTAATACATGATGATGGTGATAGAAAAGTATTTACTATTAATGTTTCTTGTTATTAAATTGAACTGACAAAGTCACAAAAGCAATTAGATTTGATCTAACTGTCTTTCTTTTCCCATATGTTGTAATTTTATCATCCATTCAGCAATAAGAGTAACTGTAAAACTACACGTGTATAATATGTAGATGCAAGTGATGTCTAAGCTAGCAGCCTTTTTAATACGTTGGCTCTGAGCAATTTAAACAAtgatccttttttaaaaaagttagCGAATGCTGTGGCAGACGTCACAAACTTTCACCGGGAAGGAAGCGACCAGAAGTGTCTCCTCCATAGTGATTTATCCACCTCACATTACTGAGCTTCATCCAaccttcttaaaggagaagattTGTGCTTAGCATTGCATTTGAAAATCCTTCAATTTAAAAGACCTTTTAAAGatcaataagataaaataagattttttttaaattgcatgaTAAACTACAGAGAGTATTTTATGAACGCACTTGCATGCACATATACACAGCACATGGGATTAAACTGATTTGGTTGTTTTAGctgagaaacatgtttattttgttgtactCATGATTCTGTGATTATTAAAGTCATGTCTGATTTACCTGCTTGTTCTTTAcctttaaatgaaataaatgtgagTGAATATTCAGCTCTCCTTCTTCATTATCTTTATTTGCAATAAGACACATCATTGCACTTGTTCATCAGAGAAATCAGTTGAACATCATGAATCAATTAACTGTTTTGTTTAGAGAACTTTGACATAAACACAGTTATGCTTTGCTTTATgggtatttatttataatatattttgaattaaatcttaagagcattatttaaaaaagatctctcataaatttaattgttttatgtATTATTGCCTTTCACAATATCATCTACACACTCAAAAAAAAGATCTGGTTGCCAGTCCAgggtcacactcacactcactcccaggaagccagagaacccacgcttacacggggagaacatgcaaactccacacagaaaggtccaagctgggaatcaaacctttctgtggcttttgtttgttctgtttggAAACCCTTATTATTGAAATATCAAAGCCACTGCTGCCATCTACTGGCTAACAAAACATTGACATGAAAAAGGATTAGCAGGTGATTTTGTTATTTAGAAAAGCATCTCCATTATTAAtctgattattattaaataataataataatcgtaATAACACAAGCAAACTAtcataaaacaaatacaaacaatcTTAACCTAAAAGTGCCAAAGGTATGACATCATCTTGAGGTACAATTGAACTAATAAGATTTTTGTGTCGCAAACGGTTTATTGTTTTGATATTTACAATTTACTATCGGCAAACAACTATTTCATAAACATTCTTTATCAAcaataatgtaatattttgtAATATATGACACATATTATATGTAATATAATGCAAAGTTGCCGCTGCACATTTGAAAGTGATCAGTATAAACAACAAACTCTCTCATCTGTCCATCTGCCCACACACTTGATCAAATTCAGGGTTACTATGGTGCTGGTGCATGTTGCAGCTAACACTGGCCGATCTAAATGAATTCAAACTTCATTTCTAATAGTCCTAATATATCAGTCCTTATATTTGTAACAGCTCCCACAGTGAAGTTTAAACATTAGCTAAAGAGAGCAATCACCTACAGACTGAAAGTTCACAGAAAAAGACTCAGTGAGTTGGATTCTTAGTCGTTTTTAAtagcatttatttaattatgaCACTTGACATCATGAAACATGTTGCCCAGATAAGTAGAAATTCTGTGCTTTGTCTTATAAAACAATAAGCTCTCCACATCAAACAATGATTTACTGACCAAATTATCTTTATGATCCAGGAATAAATGCCCAGGCAACGTTTGACCTCATGGAAAATCCTGGAAAAGTTACTTTATGTTAATGGTGGACAGTACAGGAAGTCACTCTTACCTAAACTATCCTTGGTGTCGTATTCAAGGACACACAGTAGTGATGTCCATGCAAAGCTTCTTGacattgagagaaaaaaacaacaacaaccagttTTCAAGCATTGGTAACAATAACCACACCAACTCCTTGTTATAGGCTTTGTGGTGCAACTTGTTGCGTCTCTCCCTGGAAACTACAGACAATTTTAAGAGCGAGCCAAAGAGGTTTTTACATGTTGAAAAGATTCACCATTGTGAGGAGAAAAATCAGGGAAAACAGACAGACTAGTACTGACTAATCCACCTCGAAGGATGTGTTACTCACCACTTCCTGTTGGGTCAAATATACATCATTAAACATAAATGCagatcaatttggctttatgaCTGTCCTATATTACCAGTCCTTAAAGTCATCCACCACATTTTGAGCAGGAACATGATTTATTTCAGGCAGttcatctctgttttttttttttagaagagcAGCAACCTTTTAAGGCCAGAAACTGATTTTGCAGGAGAATTCCAGCGCTGGTTCGTCCCTGTGAAATGTAGATTCATCCGCTGGGATCTTTACAAGGAAATATTCCCCAGAGAGTTTCTGAAATACCTACAGATGATCAGAGGCACTGTCGGGGTTCAGAAACCCCTCATGAAGATGTTGAGAGCCATTTATACTTTGTGAGTTTGCGTTCCAGTGTTAGCGTGACGAGTCTGAAATACAGCCGCTCCTCTGGGTTTCCTCCAAAATCCAAAGAATGCCCATTCTGAAATCAGTCATTTTAAGGCAAAGCTGTGATCCTTTTacgaaaaaaattaaaataaaatcctaatgagacttttctgtttctcagaAACTTGCAGTTCCTCATAAGTGTGTTTTGTTAGTGCCTTGTTAGTTAAGGTGTTTCAGGTTGTTATGCCTGATAGTGCTCAGTGTGATCGAGTGCCAGTGAGGAGGAATGAGCGTCCATCGGTGCTGCAGACGGCCGAACATGTGCTCTCGTGCAGGTTACTGTCCTGCTGCTGCATCTGAAACACGGCGAACATGTTTAGCATTAGAGGATGAGACACAGAGGCCATAAAGTTCAacaggaaaatgaatgaaataagaccTTTTAACAACCCCATTTCAAAAAGATTGGGATGCTGcgtaaaatgtcaataaaaat includes:
- the LOC142370465 gene encoding GTPase IMAP family member 7-like, which encodes MPPELTEVLNQAVQRRVNYTEISPLLPAVRRDGSRPPKPDPPHRALDLRIVMIGKTAVGKSAVGNTILGETKFRSSPAASSVTEACEKGVALWGNRVVSVVDTPGILDTSKTEDFIKREIVKCVKVSCPGPHVFLLVIQIGRFTKEEKNSVEALQELFGPKANQFMIVLFTRAGDLGAMTIQEYVREGDPGLQRVIQRCGGRFLVFDNMSKDRKQVTQLLEMVDNVVAANGGTHYTDAMYKEVELAQKMGRGDMDEEFMMALIQRILLFHLILARE